One Gaiella occulta genomic region harbors:
- a CDS encoding DUF1385 domain-containing protein — MSGVSYGGQAVLEGVMMRGPTVWSVAVRRPNGEMAEVTKPITSPMQRHRVWRLPVIRGVVALGESLAIGFRALAISANYAAQAEGERGEDGEVATEISRGQIIFSFVIAIGFALMLFKVGPALLTSWLPIDGTTWFVIVEGGIRVAVFVLYIVLIGLLPDLKRVFQYHGAEHKAINALEAGSELTPVNVQKYSLIHPRCGTAFLLWVMVIGIFVFALVGRPVWYWLVVSRVALLPVIAGLAYELIRYAGRHQANRVLMALLAPGLWLQRLTTRQPTLDQIEVSIRALEEVIRREQAETPGEERAGSKVEVMA; from the coding sequence GTGAGCGGCGTCTCCTACGGCGGCCAGGCCGTGCTCGAGGGCGTGATGATGCGCGGCCCGACCGTGTGGTCGGTCGCCGTGCGCAGGCCGAACGGCGAGATGGCCGAGGTGACGAAGCCGATCACCTCGCCGATGCAGCGCCATCGCGTGTGGCGGCTCCCGGTCATCCGCGGCGTCGTCGCGCTCGGCGAGTCGCTCGCGATCGGGTTCCGCGCGCTCGCGATCTCGGCGAACTACGCCGCGCAGGCGGAGGGCGAGCGCGGAGAGGACGGCGAGGTCGCGACGGAGATCTCGCGCGGCCAGATCATCTTCTCGTTCGTGATCGCGATCGGCTTCGCGCTGATGCTGTTCAAGGTCGGCCCGGCGCTGCTGACGAGCTGGCTGCCGATCGACGGGACGACCTGGTTCGTGATCGTCGAGGGGGGCATCCGGGTCGCCGTCTTCGTCCTCTACATCGTCCTGATCGGGTTGCTCCCCGATCTCAAGCGCGTGTTCCAGTATCACGGCGCCGAGCACAAGGCGATCAACGCGCTCGAGGCGGGGTCGGAGCTCACGCCCGTGAACGTGCAGAAGTACAGCTTGATCCATCCTCGCTGCGGAACTGCTTTTTTGCTATGGGTGATGGTGATCGGCATCTTCGTCTTCGCGCTCGTCGGCCGTCCGGTCTGGTACTGGCTCGTCGTGAGTCGCGTCGCGCTCCTGCCCGTGATCGCCGGGCTCGCCTACGAGCTCATCCGCTATGCGGGCCGCCACCAGGCCAACAGGGTGCTGATGGCGCTGCTCGCGCCCGGGCTTTGGCTGCAGCGCCTGACGACGCGGCAGCCGACGCTCGACCAGATCGAGGTGTCGATCCGCGCGCTCGAGGAGGTGATCCGGCGCGAGCAGGCCGAGACGCCGGGTGAGGAGCGTGCCGGCTCGAAGGTCGAAGTGATGGCGTAG
- a CDS encoding M48 family metalloprotease, which produces MLVAAVAAAWVACAVLLSRTAVPAGLDLPDVDTRSVFGAALVDKAAHVERFFLVTWALEQIALLATLWAYARRGAGYARESAAGPIGTGMLLGMLGLAIVWLVQLPFRLADVWWARRYGLTEMGYVEWAFGHWFELGAAFVSICVALLVVMFLARAVGEWWWVPGAGVFVLVGALFAFAQPYLVTGTTPLRDPALRRAAAEIERAQGIAGVPVGVEDVSGTTSQANAYAVGFGASRKVVLWSTMVDGTFSDAEVRVVLAHEIAHHSSRHIPKGLAWFALFALPGAWLLMRLTRGRGGMGRPEAVPLALLVVAAIQLALAPAQNRISRGMEAEADWKALQTARDPAAARSLFVGFARSSLGDPDPPAWAQALLGTHPTLRQRVAMVEAWTARR; this is translated from the coding sequence GTGCTCGTCGCCGCCGTCGCGGCGGCGTGGGTCGCGTGCGCGGTGCTCCTCTCGCGCACTGCCGTGCCCGCCGGCCTCGACCTGCCCGACGTCGACACGCGGTCGGTGTTCGGCGCCGCGCTCGTCGACAAGGCCGCGCACGTCGAGCGCTTCTTCCTCGTCACCTGGGCGCTCGAGCAGATCGCGCTGCTTGCGACGCTGTGGGCCTACGCCCGTCGCGGCGCCGGCTACGCGCGCGAGTCGGCGGCGGGTCCGATCGGCACGGGGATGCTGCTCGGGATGCTCGGGCTCGCGATCGTCTGGCTCGTGCAGCTGCCGTTCCGGCTCGCCGACGTGTGGTGGGCGCGGCGCTACGGCCTGACGGAGATGGGATACGTCGAGTGGGCGTTCGGCCACTGGTTCGAGCTCGGGGCGGCGTTCGTCTCGATCTGCGTGGCGCTGCTCGTCGTGATGTTCCTCGCCCGCGCCGTCGGCGAGTGGTGGTGGGTGCCCGGAGCGGGCGTGTTCGTCCTCGTCGGAGCCCTCTTCGCCTTCGCCCAGCCGTATCTCGTTACCGGCACGACGCCGCTGCGGGATCCGGCCCTGCGCCGCGCCGCCGCCGAGATCGAGCGGGCGCAGGGCATCGCAGGCGTCCCCGTCGGGGTCGAGGACGTGAGCGGGACGACAAGCCAGGCAAACGCCTACGCGGTCGGGTTCGGTGCGTCGCGCAAGGTGGTGCTGTGGAGCACGATGGTCGACGGCACGTTCTCGGACGCGGAGGTGCGCGTCGTGCTCGCCCACGAGATCGCCCATCACTCGAGCCGCCACATCCCGAAGGGGCTCGCCTGGTTCGCCCTCTTCGCGCTGCCGGGGGCGTGGCTGCTGATGCGGCTCACGCGCGGCCGGGGCGGCATGGGACGGCCCGAAGCGGTGCCGCTGGCGCTGCTCGTCGTCGCGGCGATCCAGCTCGCGCTCGCCCCCGCGCAGAATCGGATCAGCCGCGGCATGGAGGCGGAGGCGGACTGGAAGGCCCTGCAGACGGCACGCGACCCGGCTGCCGCACGCAGCCTCTTCGTCGGGTTCGCGCGCTCGTCGCTCGGCGATCCCGACCCGCCCGCCTGGGCGCAGGCGCTCCTCGGCACCCACCCCACGCTGCGGCAGCGCGTGGCAATGGTGGAGGCGTGGACGGCGCGGCGCTAG
- the glyA gene encoding serine hydroxymethyltransferase, with the protein MAIAADTFERLCSAGLAEADPEVAALLGRELERQRGQIELIASENFTWPAVLEAVGSVVTNKYAEGYPGKRYYGGCEVVDEIEQLAIDRAKELFRAEHANVQPHAGAQANMAVYLGLLQPGDTVLSLRLDHGGHLTHGLKVNFSGRLYTIVHYGVSRETSLVDYDEVLALAREHRPRLILCGGSAYPRTVETWEFRKIADEVGALLWCDMAHFAGLVAAGLHPNPVDDCDVVTSTTHKTLAGPRSGFVLCREEHAQAIDRAVFPGLQGGPLEHVIAAKATCFRFAASDAFRAYQSQVRANADALADELMSGGLDVLTGGTDTHVLQLDLRGTEWTGKDAEERLHEVKLTVNRNTVPYDERPPTIASGIRIGTPAATMRGFDEEDFREVGRIIVGALADGAGAVDIAALAARSVALCERRPLYPGRAAFPAFGGGSG; encoded by the coding sequence ATGGCAATCGCCGCCGACACGTTCGAAAGGCTGTGCAGCGCCGGCCTCGCCGAGGCCGACCCCGAGGTCGCCGCGCTGCTCGGCCGCGAGCTCGAGCGCCAGCGCGGCCAGATCGAGCTGATCGCGTCCGAGAACTTCACGTGGCCGGCCGTGCTCGAGGCGGTCGGGTCGGTGGTGACGAACAAGTACGCGGAGGGATACCCGGGCAAGCGCTACTACGGCGGCTGCGAGGTCGTCGACGAGATCGAGCAGCTGGCGATCGACCGCGCGAAGGAGCTGTTTCGCGCAGAGCACGCGAACGTGCAGCCGCACGCAGGCGCACAGGCGAACATGGCCGTCTACCTCGGGCTGCTGCAGCCCGGCGACACGGTGCTGTCGCTGCGGCTCGACCACGGCGGCCACCTCACGCACGGGCTCAAGGTCAACTTCTCCGGCCGGCTCTACACGATCGTCCACTACGGCGTCTCGCGCGAGACGAGCCTCGTCGACTACGACGAGGTGCTCGCACTGGCCAGGGAGCACCGCCCGCGGCTGATCCTCTGCGGCGGCTCCGCCTACCCGCGCACCGTCGAGACGTGGGAGTTCCGCAAGATCGCCGACGAGGTCGGCGCGCTCCTGTGGTGCGACATGGCGCACTTCGCCGGCCTCGTCGCCGCCGGCCTGCACCCGAACCCGGTCGACGACTGCGACGTCGTCACCTCGACGACCCACAAGACGCTCGCGGGCCCACGCTCGGGCTTCGTCCTCTGCCGCGAGGAGCACGCGCAGGCGATCGACCGCGCCGTCTTCCCCGGATTGCAGGGCGGCCCGCTCGAGCACGTGATCGCGGCCAAGGCGACGTGCTTCAGGTTCGCCGCCTCCGACGCGTTCCGGGCCTACCAGAGCCAGGTGCGGGCGAACGCCGACGCACTCGCCGACGAGCTCATGAGCGGCGGTCTCGACGTCCTCACCGGCGGCACCGACACGCACGTGCTCCAGCTCGACCTGCGCGGCACCGAGTGGACGGGAAAGGACGCGGAGGAGCGCCTGCACGAGGTCAAGCTCACCGTCAACCGCAACACCGTGCCCTACGACGAGCGCCCGCCGACGATCGCCTCCGGCATCCGCATCGGCACGCCGGCGGCAACGATGCGCGGCTTCGACGAGGAGGACTTCCGCGAGGTCGGGCGCATCATCGTCGGGGCGCTCGCCGACGGCGCCGGCGCCGTCGATATCGCCGCGCTCGCGGCGCGCAGCGTGGCGCTGTGCGAACGCCGCCCGCTGTATCCCGGCAGGGCCGCGTTTCCCGCCTTCGGCGGGGGAAGCGGCTAG
- the prmC gene encoding peptide chain release factor N(5)-glutamine methyltransferase: MTLGEALRRSTEHLAAKGSGTPRLDAELLLGRALGLQRIELYMALERPLTAAELAAARALLARRAAREPLQYVLGEWGFRRLTLGVDRRALIPRPETETLVERALSLVAGLRAPRVLDVGTGSGAVALAIADEHPGAHVASIDVSAEALALAAENVHRTGLRVELVRHDLFDGLPAGPWDLVVSNPPYVDPAEIDGLAPEVRDWEPRGALVAEGAVEAVARGALAVLAPGGALALEVGDGQTPAVSALLCALGYGSVAVTADLSGRDRIVEGVRP, from the coding sequence ATGACGCTCGGCGAGGCGCTGCGCCGGTCGACGGAGCATCTCGCGGCGAAGGGCTCGGGAACACCCCGGCTCGACGCCGAGCTCCTGCTCGGCCGTGCCCTCGGGCTGCAGCGGATCGAGCTCTACATGGCGCTCGAGCGGCCGCTGACGGCGGCAGAGCTCGCTGCCGCCCGGGCGCTGCTCGCACGCCGGGCGGCGCGCGAGCCGCTGCAGTACGTGCTCGGGGAGTGGGGGTTCCGCAGGCTGACGCTCGGCGTCGACCGCCGCGCGCTGATCCCGCGACCCGAGACGGAGACGCTCGTCGAGCGCGCTCTCTCGCTCGTCGCCGGCCTCCGGGCACCGCGCGTGCTCGACGTCGGCACCGGCAGCGGAGCGGTCGCGCTCGCGATCGCCGACGAGCACCCGGGCGCGCACGTCGCCTCCATCGACGTGTCGGCGGAGGCGCTCGCGCTTGCCGCCGAGAACGTGCACCGCACCGGGCTGCGCGTCGAGCTCGTGCGCCACGACCTCTTCGACGGCCTGCCTGCGGGGCCGTGGGATCTCGTCGTCTCGAACCCGCCGTACGTCGACCCGGCCGAGATCGACGGGCTCGCGCCGGAGGTGCGCGACTGGGAGCCGCGCGGCGCGCTCGTCGCCGAGGGAGCGGTGGAGGCCGTCGCGCGCGGCGCCCTCGCCGTGCTCGCGCCGGGGGGCGCGCTCGCGCTCGAAGTCGGTGACGGTCAGACGCCGGCGGTGTCTGCGCTGCTGTGCGCGCTCGGCTACGGCTCGGTCGCGGTCACGGCCGACCTGAGCGGGCGTGACCGCATCGTCGAGGGAGTGCGACCGTGA
- a CDS encoding OsmC family peroxiredoxin — protein MPRIVREAGITWEGNLARGAGTISAASSGAFGALPYSAATRIGVPEGKTSPEELLAAAHGGCFTMSLASELTKAGTPPERLDVRCVVTMDEVEGKGHQIVHSSLEARGVVPGCDDAAFAQAAEAADAGCPFSALIRASATVAVSASLA, from the coding sequence ATGCCGAGGATCGTCCGCGAAGCCGGGATCACCTGGGAGGGCAACCTCGCTCGTGGAGCCGGGACGATCTCCGCAGCCTCGTCGGGCGCCTTCGGCGCTCTCCCCTACAGCGCCGCGACCCGCATCGGGGTGCCGGAGGGCAAGACGAGCCCGGAGGAGCTGCTCGCCGCCGCGCACGGCGGCTGCTTCACGATGTCCCTGGCGAGCGAGCTGACGAAGGCCGGCACGCCGCCCGAGCGGCTCGACGTCCGTTGCGTCGTGACGATGGACGAGGTGGAGGGGAAGGGTCACCAGATCGTCCATTCGTCGCTCGAGGCGCGCGGCGTCGTGCCCGGGTGCGACGACGCGGCGTTCGCGCAGGCGGCGGAGGCCGCCGACGCCGGCTGCCCGTTCTCGGCGCTGATCCGGGCGAGCGCCACGGTCGCCGTGAGCGCGTCGCTCGCCTGA
- the rpmE gene encoding 50S ribosomal protein L31: MKAEIHPDYVLAHVTCSCGNEFTTRSTKSELHVEICSNCHPFYTGKQKLMDTGGRVERFQKRLEKAGGARRG, from the coding sequence ATGAAGGCCGAGATCCATCCAGACTACGTCCTCGCGCACGTCACCTGCTCGTGCGGGAACGAGTTCACCACCCGCTCCACCAAGTCCGAGCTCCATGTCGAGATCTGCTCGAACTGCCACCCGTTCTACACGGGCAAGCAGAAGCTCATGGACACCGGCGGCCGGGTCGAGCGCTTCCAGAAGCGGCTCGAGAAGGCCGGCGGCGCCCGCCGCGGCTAG
- a CDS encoding L-threonylcarbamoyladenylate synthase, with the protein MSGVVEAAVAALRAGEVVVLPTDTVYGLAATAYREEAARRLYRLKGREEIQPTALVAASVDLLLECVPELRGRSGTIARTLLPGPYTLVLPNPARRFRWLNGDRPEAIGVRVPALDGVGKAVLEGAGAVVATSANLPGEREARTLADVPAQLLAGSAVAVDGGPLPGIPSTVLDFSGAEPVVLRQGAADARAAVERVAAALARIA; encoded by the coding sequence GTGAGCGGCGTCGTCGAGGCGGCCGTCGCCGCCCTGCGGGCGGGCGAGGTCGTGGTGCTCCCGACCGACACCGTCTACGGGCTCGCCGCGACGGCCTACCGCGAGGAGGCGGCGCGGCGGCTGTATCGGCTCAAGGGGCGCGAGGAGATCCAGCCGACGGCGCTCGTCGCCGCGAGCGTCGACCTGCTGCTCGAGTGCGTGCCGGAGCTGCGGGGGCGCTCCGGAACGATCGCGCGGACGCTCTTGCCGGGGCCGTACACGCTCGTCCTGCCGAACCCGGCCCGCCGCTTCCGCTGGCTCAACGGGGACAGGCCCGAGGCGATCGGGGTTCGCGTGCCGGCGCTCGACGGGGTCGGCAAAGCCGTCCTCGAGGGCGCGGGCGCGGTCGTGGCGACGAGCGCCAACCTGCCCGGGGAGCGCGAGGCGCGCACTCTCGCAGACGTGCCGGCGCAGCTGCTCGCCGGCAGCGCCGTCGCCGTCGACGGCGGCCCGCTGCCGGGGATTCCCTCCACCGTGCTCGACTTCAGCGGAGCGGAGCCCGTCGTCCTGCGGCAGGGGGCCGCCGATGCCCGCGCGGCCGTCGAGCGCGTCGCCGCCGCCCTCGCCCGCATCGCGTGA
- the prfA gene encoding peptide chain release factor 1 — MEQLVQELDRSYADLQARLADPAVYNDHREAADIGRRLKELEAAHRLARDWSLARADLAAAKADPELASMAAELESEVTRLEEELKLALVERDPADAKDVIVEVRQGVGGDEAAIWAGDVFRMLTRYAERRGFKTEILSANESETGGYKEVVFAVKGDGAYSVFKYEGGTHRVQRVPETESQGRIHTSTATVAVMPEVEEVEVELDENDLKIDVYRSTGPGGQSVNTTDSAVRITHVPTGLVVAMQDEKSQLQNKQKALRVLRARLYELEREKQQAELSATRKSQIGSGERAEKIRTYNYPENRLTDHRIKLTAHRLDQVLDGDLAEFTDAIQAEDRRLSLEAAGA; from the coding sequence ATCGAACAGCTCGTGCAGGAGCTCGACCGCTCCTACGCGGACCTGCAGGCGCGCCTCGCCGACCCGGCGGTCTACAACGACCACCGGGAGGCGGCCGACATCGGCCGCCGGCTGAAGGAGCTCGAGGCCGCGCACCGGCTCGCGCGCGACTGGTCGCTGGCGCGCGCCGACCTCGCTGCCGCGAAGGCCGACCCCGAGCTCGCGTCGATGGCGGCAGAGCTCGAGTCGGAGGTCACCCGCCTGGAGGAGGAGCTCAAGCTCGCGCTCGTCGAGCGCGACCCGGCCGACGCCAAGGACGTGATCGTCGAGGTACGCCAGGGCGTCGGCGGCGACGAGGCCGCGATCTGGGCCGGCGACGTCTTCCGCATGCTGACGCGGTACGCCGAGCGGCGCGGGTTCAAGACCGAGATCCTGAGCGCCAACGAGAGCGAGACGGGCGGCTACAAAGAGGTCGTGTTCGCCGTCAAGGGCGACGGCGCGTACTCCGTGTTCAAGTACGAGGGCGGCACCCACCGCGTGCAGCGCGTCCCCGAGACGGAGTCGCAGGGTCGTATCCACACCTCGACCGCGACGGTGGCCGTGATGCCCGAGGTCGAGGAGGTGGAGGTCGAGCTCGACGAGAACGACCTCAAGATCGACGTCTACCGCTCGACCGGGCCGGGAGGGCAGAGCGTCAACACGACCGACTCGGCCGTCCGTATCACGCACGTGCCGACCGGGCTCGTCGTGGCGATGCAGGACGAGAAGTCGCAGCTCCAGAACAAGCAGAAGGCCCTGCGCGTGCTCCGTGCGCGCCTCTACGAGCTCGAGCGCGAGAAGCAGCAGGCCGAGCTGTCGGCGACGCGGAAGTCGCAGATCGGGTCGGGCGAGCGCGCCGAGAAGATCCGAACCTACAACTACCCCGAGAACCGGCTCACCGACCACCGCATCAAGCTCACCGCGCACCGTCTCGACCAGGTCCTCGACGGCGACCTCGCCGAGTTCACCGACGCGATCCAGGCGGAGGACAGACGCCTGTCGCTGGAGGCCGCGGGCGCATGA
- a CDS encoding DUF4389 domain-containing protein — protein MESAGRRPVRLVVADDLRRPRVTVLPRLLLAVPHLLWLALWTLAVLVPAPVLWLAVLARGRAPRAPHRFVAAYVRYSTHVSAYLSLVAGPYPSFTGAAGYPVDIEIDPPARQGRLGAAFRLVLAVPALMLSASLAGAPAIAGGGAALSFATGAGGVLFVVALLGWCAGLAAGRMPRGLRDVGAYAIGYAAQTTAYVLLLSDRYPSADPALVRPPLQLPAHPVRIAAGGTLERSRLTVLFRWLLATPHLLWLALWSTAVVPAAALAWLAALVSGTVPGPLFRFLAAWTRYAAHVSAFVFLVGGPFPGFVGARGSYPVDVEIDGSRRRRRVLVLVRIPAAIPALLMSTALTGTLSVVALLGWWHALVTGRMPEGIRNLGAACIRYNAQTAAYLFLLGERYPYAGPVLRAQPGDEQLSLLEDPGRAPAPSASLGEPA, from the coding sequence GTGGAGTCCGCCGGCCGCCGTCCTGTGCGCCTCGTCGTCGCCGACGACCTGCGGCGCCCGCGCGTGACGGTCCTGCCGCGGCTCCTCCTCGCCGTCCCGCACCTGCTCTGGCTCGCGCTGTGGACGCTCGCCGTGCTCGTGCCGGCGCCCGTCCTCTGGCTCGCGGTTCTGGCCCGGGGCCGCGCGCCGCGCGCGCCCCACCGCTTCGTCGCCGCGTACGTGCGCTACTCGACGCACGTCTCGGCCTACCTCTCCCTCGTCGCCGGACCCTATCCCTCCTTCACCGGCGCCGCCGGCTACCCGGTCGACATCGAGATCGATCCGCCCGCCCGGCAGGGGCGCCTCGGCGCGGCCTTCCGCCTCGTGCTCGCGGTGCCCGCCCTCATGCTCTCGGCATCCCTCGCCGGCGCGCCCGCGATCGCCGGCGGCGGCGCGGCCCTGTCCTTCGCCACGGGCGCCGGAGGAGTGCTCTTCGTCGTCGCGCTGCTCGGCTGGTGCGCCGGCCTCGCCGCCGGGCGCATGCCGCGCGGGCTGCGCGACGTCGGCGCCTACGCGATCGGCTATGCCGCCCAGACGACCGCGTACGTCCTGCTCCTCAGCGACCGCTACCCGAGCGCCGACCCCGCGCTCGTGCGCCCTCCGCTGCAGCTACCGGCGCATCCCGTCCGCATCGCCGCGGGCGGGACGCTCGAGCGCTCACGCCTGACGGTGCTGTTCCGCTGGCTGCTCGCGACGCCGCACCTCCTCTGGCTCGCCCTCTGGAGCACTGCCGTCGTGCCCGCGGCCGCCCTCGCCTGGCTCGCGGCGCTCGTCAGCGGCACGGTGCCCGGGCCGCTGTTCCGCTTCCTGGCGGCGTGGACGCGATACGCCGCGCACGTGAGCGCGTTCGTGTTCCTCGTCGGCGGCCCGTTCCCGGGCTTCGTCGGCGCCCGCGGCTCGTACCCGGTCGACGTGGAGATAGACGGGTCGCGGCGCCGGCGCCGCGTGCTCGTGCTCGTGCGGATCCCGGCGGCGATTCCGGCGCTGCTCATGAGCACGGCGCTGACCGGGACGCTTTCCGTCGTCGCTCTCCTCGGCTGGTGGCATGCGCTCGTGACGGGACGGATGCCGGAGGGCATCCGCAACCTCGGCGCCGCCTGCATCCGCTACAACGCCCAGACGGCGGCCTACCTGTTCCTGCTCGGCGAGCGCTACCCGTACGCGGGCCCGGTACTGCGCGCGCAGCCCGGCGACGAGCAGCTCTCCCTGCTCGAAGATCCCGGCCGGGCGCCGGCGCCCTCCGCATCCCTCGGGGAGCCCGCCTGA
- the upp gene encoding uracil phosphoribosyltransferase, with product MPPASTSASTTGVVVEPDHPLVRHKLGLLRDVTTTTQMFRQLVNELTLLLTYEATKTLADEEVEIETPLERMAARRISGKKVAVCPILRAGMGMLDGVLSLIPGARVGFIGMYRDEETLQPIEYFVKLPNDIADRDVILLDPMLATGNSTAAAVATVKAAGATSVRLIALIAAPEGIERIHRDHPDVAIVVAAVDRGLNEKGFIVPGLGDAGDRLYGTK from the coding sequence GTGCCGCCGGCATCGACGAGCGCGTCGACGACGGGAGTCGTCGTCGAGCCGGATCACCCGCTCGTGCGGCACAAGCTGGGCCTACTGCGGGACGTCACCACGACGACGCAGATGTTCCGCCAGCTCGTCAACGAGCTGACGCTGCTTCTCACCTACGAGGCGACGAAGACGCTCGCCGACGAGGAGGTCGAGATCGAGACGCCGCTGGAGCGGATGGCGGCCCGCCGCATCTCCGGCAAGAAGGTGGCGGTGTGCCCGATCCTGCGGGCCGGCATGGGCATGCTCGACGGGGTGCTCTCGCTGATCCCGGGCGCGCGCGTCGGCTTCATCGGTATGTACCGCGACGAGGAGACGCTGCAGCCGATCGAGTACTTCGTGAAGCTTCCGAACGACATCGCCGACCGCGACGTGATCCTGCTCGACCCGATGCTTGCGACGGGGAACTCGACGGCGGCGGCCGTGGCGACGGTGAAGGCGGCGGGTGCCACGTCGGTGCGCCTCATCGCCCTGATCGCGGCTCCGGAGGGGATCGAGCGCATCCATCGCGATCATCCCGACGTCGCCATCGTCGTCGCGGCAGTCGACCGCGGTCTCAACGAGAAGGGCTTCATCGTTCCCGGGCTCGGGGACGCAGGCGACCGCCTGTACGGCACGAAGTAG
- a CDS encoding pyridoxal-phosphate dependent enzyme translates to MPITPDDVRRAAETIRGAVERTPTFSSRSLGAGRHLKAELFQRTGSFKPRGALNKLRSLTAEERARGVIGVSAGNHAQALAWAAAVEEIDALVVTWKGASRAKLDATRGYGAEVDDEASGPADAFARLHRLRDESGRVFVHPFDDAVVLAGAGTVGLEILEDVPGVDTIVVATGGGGLVSGIAAACVPAGVRVVAVEPEGANALALGLAAGAPVPITPDTIADGLTAPFAGALPLEICSALGVDVVLVSEDEIREAFRFLYARAKLAAEPAAAAAVAAVLTGRVDGGTVVAVVSGGNVSPDTASAILAAR, encoded by the coding sequence ATGCCGATCACGCCGGACGACGTGCGCCGTGCCGCGGAGACGATCCGGGGCGCCGTCGAGCGGACGCCGACGTTCAGCTCGCGCAGCCTCGGCGCGGGGAGGCACCTGAAGGCGGAGCTGTTCCAGCGCACGGGCTCGTTCAAGCCGCGCGGCGCTCTCAACAAGCTGCGCTCGCTGACGGCGGAGGAGCGCGCGCGCGGCGTGATCGGCGTCTCGGCCGGCAACCATGCGCAGGCGCTCGCGTGGGCGGCCGCCGTGGAGGAGATCGACGCCCTCGTCGTGACCTGGAAGGGGGCGAGCCGGGCGAAGCTCGACGCGACCCGCGGCTACGGCGCCGAGGTCGACGACGAGGCTTCCGGGCCGGCGGATGCCTTCGCCCGGCTGCATCGCCTGCGCGACGAGAGCGGCCGCGTGTTCGTGCACCCCTTCGACGACGCGGTCGTGCTGGCGGGTGCCGGAACGGTCGGCCTCGAGATCCTCGAGGACGTCCCCGGCGTCGACACCATCGTCGTCGCCACGGGCGGCGGCGGGCTCGTCTCCGGGATCGCGGCGGCCTGCGTGCCGGCGGGCGTCCGCGTCGTCGCGGTCGAGCCCGAGGGCGCGAACGCGCTCGCGCTCGGCCTCGCGGCCGGGGCGCCCGTGCCGATCACCCCCGACACGATCGCCGACGGCCTCACCGCGCCGTTCGCGGGCGCGCTGCCGCTCGAGATCTGCTCCGCGCTCGGCGTCGACGTCGTGCTCGTCTCCGAGGACGAGATCCGCGAGGCGTTCCGCTTCCTCTACGCGCGCGCGAAGCTCGCGGCAGAGCCGGCGGCGGCCGCCGCCGTGGCGGCCGTGCTCACGGGCCGCGTCGACGGCGGCACGGTCGTCGCCGTCGTCTCCGGAGGCAACGTCAGCCCCGATACCGCCTCTGCTATCCTGGCCGCACGATGA